A window from Littorina saxatilis isolate snail1 linkage group LG9, US_GU_Lsax_2.0, whole genome shotgun sequence encodes these proteins:
- the LOC138975634 gene encoding transcription intermediary factor 1-beta-like isoform X1, with protein sequence MAAASASSSSELPECPVCHDGYQEPKILPCTHLVCKKCVVSWLHKAGVKGGCPLCRAPILPPTSQGQRDLDTLVNDLPTDLATMALVDSHNTLSGQHVCMICEDNTAATSFCLQCDVKICKDCVKTHKKIPGTRKHVIEDLNKLSPQRLAEINRATCNVHDDRPAEVYCSPHQELICMLCATTNHRSCVEVKAITDVATEKRRELEQQAQRLRAMETALAAQIKEVKDMFPSMRRKAKDTFDDLEQWVEKRRQEVNTLIQAEEDATMTSLAELEKWRAALALNAASVENLVQSASGGALLGMLNSLTSRLNDLESQAGTTRKIEAADLTFNLHKLDQLKADIASLGQITKPTSTPTTLQQPTQPAPVTSTATTATTRRTADKPRRAELAKVLRVGDRVKPGPDWDCPRRDLTGTVTAIPSRRAVTTYGLDPTGRVDVEWNGECECHHYMGYNGLYDLDLL encoded by the exons ATGGCCGCAGCTTCAGCAAGCAGTAGCAGTGAGCTACCAGAATGCCCTGTCTGCCATGACGGCTATCAAGAGCCAAAGATACTGCCGTGTACACACCTGGTGTGCAAAAAGTGCGTCGTGTCGTGGCTGCACAAGGCAGGGGTCAAGGGAGGCTGTCCGCTGTGCAGGGCCCCCATCCTGCCCCCCACCTCCCAAGGTCAGCGTGACCTGGACACTTTGGTAAATGACCTGCCCACTGACCTGGCCACCATGGCTCTAGTGGACAGTCACAACACGCTCAGCGGTCAGCACGTCTGTATGATCTGTGAGGACAACACTGCTGCCACGTCATTCTGCCTGCAGTGTGACGTCAAGATCTGCAAAGATTGCGTCAAGACTCACAAGAAGATACCGGGAACCAGGAAACACGTCATTGAAGACTTGAACAAACTAAGTCCGCAACGATTGGCTGAGATAAACCGCGCAACATGTAACGTGCACGATGATAGGCCGGCTGAAGTCTATTGCTCCCCCCACCAAGAGCTCATTTGCATGTTGTGCGCAACAACAAATCATCGCAGCTGTGTAGAGGTGAAGGCCATCACAGACGTGGCgacagagaagagaagagaactgGAACAACAGGCACAGAGACTGAGGGCTATGGAGACAGCATTGGCAGCACAG ATCAAAGAGGTCAAGGACATGTTCCCCTCCATGCGAAGAAAGGCCAAGGACACGTTCGATGACCTTGAGCAGTGGGTGGAGAAGCGACGTCAGGAGGTCAACACGCTGATACAGGCTGAGGAAGACGCCACAATGACGTCACTGGCGGAGCTAGAGAAATGGCGGGCGGCCCTAGCACTGAACGCAGCCAGCGTAGAAAACCTTGTACAGTCAGCGTCTGGAGGGGCTCTGCTGGGGATGCTGAACAGTCTGACGTCACGCCTCAACGACCTGGAATCACAGGCCGGAACGACACGCAAGATAGAGGCCGCAGACTTGACCTTCAACTTGCACAAACTGGATCAACTGAAGGCTGACATCGCCTCTCTGG GACAGATAACAAAGCCCACCTCGACACCTACAACGTTGCAGCAGCCTACACAGCCAGCACCAGTCACATCTACAGCAACAACAGCGACAACACGACGGACTGCAGACAAACCCAGACGGGCGGAGCTGGCCAAAGTTCTAAGAGTTGGGGACCGGGTCAAACCGGGACCGGACTGGGATTGTCCCCGTAGG gACCTGACAGGCACAGTGACGGCCATCCCGTCAAGACGAGCAGTAACTACCTATGGCTTGGATCCAACAGGCAGGGTGGACGTGGAGTGGAATGGTGAATGTGAATGCCATCACTATATGGGATATAATGGCCTGTATGATCTGGACCTGCTGTGA
- the LOC138975634 gene encoding transcription intermediary factor 1-beta-like isoform X2 encodes MAAASATSSSELPECPVCHDGYQEPKILPCTHLVCKKCVVSWLHKAGVKGGCPLCRAPILPPTSRGQRDLDTLVNDLPTDLATMALMDSHNTLSGQHVCMICEDNTAATSFCLQCDIKICKDCVKTHKKVPGTRKHVIEDLNKLSPQRLAEINRASCNVHDDRPAELYCSTHRELICMLCDSTYHRSCSEVKAITDVATEKRRELEQQAQRLRAIETALAAQIKEVKDMFPSMRRKAKDTFDDLEQWVDKRRQEVNTLIQAEEDATMTSLAELEKWRAALALNTASVGKLVQSASGGALLGMVNSLTSRLNDLESQTGTTRKVEVTDLTFNLQKLDQLKVDIASLGQITKPTSTPTTLQQPTQPAPVTSTATTATTRRTADKPRRAELAKVLRVGDRVKPGPDWDCPRRDLTGTVTAIPSRRAVTTYGLDPTGRVDVEWNGECECHHYMGYNGLYDLDLL; translated from the exons ATGGCCGCTGCTTCAGCCACCAGCAGCAGCGAGCTACCAGAATGCCCTGTCTGCCATGACGGCTATCAAGAGCCAAAGATACTGCCGTGTACACACCTGGTGTGCAAAAAGTGCGTCGTGTCGTGGCTGCACAAGGCAGGGGTCAAGGGAGGCTGTCCGCTCTGCAGGGCCCCCATCCTGCCCCCCACCTCCCGAGGTCAGCGTGACCTTGACACTTTGGTCAATGACCTGCCCACTGACCTGGCCACCATGGCTCTAATGGACAGTCACAACACGCTCAGCGGTCAGCACGTCTGTATGATCTGCGAGGACAACACTGCTGCCACGTCATTCTGCCTGCAGTGTGACATCAAGATCTGCAAAGATTGCGTCAAGACTCATAAGAAGGTACCGGGAACCAGGAAACACGTCATTGAAGACTTGAACAAACTAAGTCCGCAACGATTGGCAGAGATTAACCGTGCATCTTGTAACGTGCACGATGATAGGCCGGCAGAACTGTATTGCTCCACCCACCGAGAGCTCATTTGCATGCTGTGCGACTCCACCTATCATCGCAGCTGTTCAGAGGTGAAGGCCATCACAGACGTGGCgacagagaagagaagagaactgGAACAACAGGCACAGAGACTGAGGGCTATTGAGACAGCACTGGCAGCACAG ATCAAAGAGGTCAAGGACATGTTTCCGTCAATGCGAAGAAAGGCCAAGGACACGTTCGATGACCTTGAGCAGTGGGTCGACAAGCGACGTCAGGAGGTCAACACCCTGATACAGGCTGAGGAAGACGCCACCATGACGTCACTGGCGGAGCTGGAGAAATGGCGGGCGGCCCTTGCACTAAACACAGCCAGCGTAGGAAAGCTGGTGCAGTCAGCGTCTGGAGGGGCTCTGCTGGGGATGGTGAACAGTCTGACGTCACGCCTCAACGACCTGGAGTCACAGACCGGAACGACACGCAAGGTAGAGGTCACAGACTTGACCTTCAACTTGCAGAAACTGGATCAACTGAAGGTTGACATTGCCTCTCTGG GACAGATAACAAAGCCCACCTCGACACCTACAACGTTGCAGCAGCCTACACAGCCAGCACCAGTCACATCTACAGCAACAACAGCGACAACACGACGGACTGCAGACAAACCCAGACGGGCGGAGCTGGCCAAAGTTCTAAGAGTTGGGGACCGGGTCAAACCGGGACCGGACTGGGATTGTCCCCGTAGG gACCTGACAGGCACAGTGACGGCCATCCCGTCAAGACGAGCAGTAACTACCTATGGCTTGGATCCAACAGGCAGGGTGGACGTGGAGTGGAATGGTGAATGTGAATGCCATCACTATATGGGATATAATGGCCTGTATGATCTGGACCTGCTGTGA
- the LOC138975635 gene encoding E3 ubiquitin-protein ligase TRIM33-like yields the protein MAAASATSSSELPECPVCHDGYQEPKILPCTHLVCKKCVVSWLHKAGVKGGCPLCRAPILPPTSRDQRDLDTLVNDLPTDLATMALVDSHNTLSGQHVCMICEDNTAATSFCLQCDIKICKDCVKTHKKIPGTRKHVIEDLNKLSPQRLAEINRACCNVHDDEPAKVYCSTHQELICMLCATTNHRSCAEVKAITDVATEKRRELEQQAQRLRAMETALAAQIKEVKDMFPSMRKKVKDTFDDLEQWVEKRRQEVNTLIQAEEDATMTSLAELEKWRAALALNIASVGKLVQSASGGALLGMVNSLTPRLNDLESQTGTTRKIETADLTFNFQKLDQLKADIASLGQITKPTSTPTTLQQPTQPAPATSTATTRRTADKPRRAELAKVLRVGDRVKPGPDWSGSRLGLTGTVTAIPSRLAVTGGWDPAGWMDVKWDGECECYHYMGYNGLYELDLL from the exons ATGGCCGCCGCTTCAGCCACCAGCAGCAGTGAGCTACCAGAATGCCCTGTCTGCCATGACGGCTATCAAGAGCCAAAGATACTGCCGTGTACACACCTGGTGTGCAAAAAGTGCGTCGTGTCGTGGCTGCACAAGGCAGGGGTCAAGGGAGGCTGTCCGCTCTGCAGGGCCCCCATCCTGCCCCCCACTTCCCGAGATCAGCGTGACCTGGACACTTTGGTCAATGACCTGCCCACTGACCTGGCCACCATGGCTCTAGTGGACAGTCACAACACGCTCAGCGGTCAGCACGTCTGTATGATCTGTGAGGACAACACTGCTGCCACGTCATTCTGCCTGCAGTGTGACATCAAGATCTGCAAAGATTGCGTCAAGACTCACAAGAAGATACCGGGAACCAGGAAACATGTCATTGAAGACTTGAACAAACTAAGTCCGCAACGATTGGCTGAGATTAACCGCGCATGTTGTAACGTGCATGATGACGAGCCGGCTAAAGTCTATTGCTCCACCCACCAAGAGCTCATTTGCATGTTGTGCGCGACAACCAATCACCGCAGCTGTGCAGAGGTCAAGGCCATTACAGACGTGGCgacagagaagagaagagaactgGAACAACAGGCACAGAGACTGAGGGCTATGGAGACAGCACTGGCAGCACAG ATCAAAGAGGTCAAGGACATGTTCCCCTCCATGCGAAAAAAGGTCAAGGACACGTTCGATGACCTTGAACAGTGGGTGGAGAAGCGACGTCAGGAGGTCAACACGCTGATACAAGCTGAGGAAGACGCCACCATGACGTCACTGGCGGAGCTGGAGAAATGGCGGGCGGCCCTAGCACTGAACATTGCCAGCGTTGGAAAGCTGGTGCAGTCAGCGTCTGGAGGGGCTCTGCTGGGGATGGTGAACAGTCTGACGCCACGACTCAACGACCTGGAGTCACAGACCGGAACGACACGCAAGATAGAGACTGCAGACTTGACCTTCAACTTCCAGAAACTGGATCAACTGAAGGCTGACATCGCCTCACTGG GACAGATAACAAAGCCCACCTCGACACCTACAACGTTGCAGCAGCCTACACAGCCAGCACCAGCCACATCTACAGCGACAACACGACGGACTGCAGACAAACCCAGACGGGCGGAGCTGGCCAAAGTTCTCAGAGTTGGGGACCGGGTCAAACCGGGACCGGACTGGAGCGGTTCCCGGCTG gGCCTGACAGGCACAGTGACGGCCATCCCGTCAAGACTAGCAGTAACAGGGGGCTGGGATCCAGCAGGCTGGATGGACGTGAAGTGGGATGGTGAATGTGAATGCTATCACTATATGGGATATAATGGCCTGTATGAGCTGGACCTGCTGTGA